The Nicotiana tabacum cultivar K326 chromosome 14, ASM71507v2, whole genome shotgun sequence genome contains a region encoding:
- the LOC107759761 gene encoding protein RDM1 isoform X1: protein MNYRPISHSLIDKFLLMESSAMKRAMPFGEQVDVSSDESSSSDGDDHKAESEQMSNNIAVDQVVEELVSEEHPATKREARCSVYAKNKIRRRPELLWILRLFFPLLILLLMADQKSDALLRRARMYQEYMQLVPIPTQTHSTIPCISWAGLAASIKKLYGQPLHYLTNLCMKQRDQMRVGADDEVDPLEMLIHPTKAESSIWLMEEVHRRTSSPHYLAKLWLADPMYHVYIDPVFPKLQNPSK, encoded by the exons ATGAATTACCGACCAATTTCTCATTCACTGATTGATAAGTTTTTGCTAATGGAATCAAGTG CCATGAAGAGGGCTATGCCATTTGGTGAACAAGTGGATGTCTCATCTGATGAATCATCTTCGTCTGATGGGGATGACCATAAAGCAGAAAGCGAGCAGATGAGCAACAACATTGCTGTCGACCAAGTTGTTGAAGAACTTGTTTCTGAAG AACACCCTGCTACTAAACGAGAAGCCCGCTGTTCGGTGTACGCAAAGAACAAAATCAGAAGAAGACCTGAGCTTCTCTGGATCCTCCGGCTTTTTTTCCCTCTTCTCATTCTGCTTTTAATGGCAGATCAGAAGTCGG ATGCATTACTCAGAAGAGCGAGAATGTACCAAGAGTACATGCAACTGGTTCCTATCCCCACACAGACTCACTCCACTATTCCTTGCATCTCTTGGGCAGGATTGGCTGCATCAATTAAGAAGTTATATGGGCAACCACTGCATTACCTGACCAACCTCTGCATGAAGCAACGGGATCAAATGAGGGTTGGGGCCGATGATGAAGTTGATCCATTGGAGATGCTCATCCATCCGACCAAAGCCGAATCAAGCATCTGGCTTATGGAAGAAGTTCACAGGCGTACTTCGTCTCCTCATTACCTTGCCAAACTCTGGCTTGCTGATCCCATGTATCATGTTTATATTGATCCAGTTTTCCCAAAGTTGCAGAATCCATCCAAATAG
- the LOC107759762 gene encoding uncharacterized protein LOC107759762: MISNLKHFPYFWCLRARRRLNVRRSSVYYVSDDLLCNRYCTVTETVNTDQQPKVTESPELPDWVKIVKKEETVVDFGDDDFLLPSFSEWVKNEKLRAKEVDVRGLASDIADSDVDKISKLLRFHFKSPDAVVDALNNCTFDVSECLVEQILKRFSCEWIPSYGFFKWAKVQKGVTLSSDLYNLMVDNLGKSKKFDLLRELMDEMSHLQGYVSLNTMIKIMRRLAKAGKYEDAIEAFTRMQKFGVHKDTNGMNALIDALVKGGSVEHAHKVYLDLKDHIAPTVQTYNILVHGWCKARNIDKANETVKDMEERGFSPDVVTYTCFIEAYCREKDFRKVDAIFKEMQMKGCSPTVVTYTINMKALGQGKEVDKALDVYEKMKQNGCVPDNSFYSSLIHLLGATGRLKDCYDIFEDMPKQGVSPDTFTYNTMITIAVKNSKEEDALKFLQKMEESQCKPDICTYAPLFKMCCRMRRMKVLSFLLNHMFKNDVSMDLGTYALLVCGLCRNRNPERACAVFELAVLRGFLPTDTMYDNLVKELEERGLKEEKKRIEELMLQAKQQESGTSSERHLKIEE, encoded by the coding sequence ATGATATCAAACTTGAAGCATTTCCCCTACTTCTGGTGTTTGAGAGCTCGAAGGCGTCTGAATGTGCGGAGAAGTTCTGTTTACTATGTTTCTGATGATTTGTTGTGCAATAGATATTGTACTGTGACAGAGACAGTTAATACTGATCAGCAGCCAAAGGTGACCGAGTCACCAGAACTTCCAGATTGGGTTAAAATTGTAAAGAAAGAGGAAACAGTGGTTGACTTTGGAGATGATGACTTCTTACTTCCCTCATTCTCAGAATGGGTAAAAAATGAGAAGCTTCGTGCAAAGGAAGTTGATGTGAGAGGTTTGGCAAGCGATATTGCAGACAGCGATGTTGATAAGATTAGCAAATTATTGAGGTTTCATTTCAAATCACCTGATGCTGTTGTAGATGCATTGAATAACTGCACATTTGATGTTTCAGAGTGTTTGGTTGAGCAAATTTTGAAGAGGTTCAGTTGTGAGTGGATACCTTCTTACGGGTTCTTTAAATGGGCAAAAGTGCAAAAGGGTGTCACACTTTCCTCTGATTTGTATAATCTAATGGTTGACAACTTGGGAAAATCAAAGAAGTTTGATCTTTTGAGGGAATTGATGGACGAAATGAGTCACTTGCAAGGGTATGTTTCATTGAATACTATGATTAAAATCATGAGAAGGCTTGCCAAGGCTGGTAAATATGAGGATGCAATAGAGGCATTTACAAGAATGCAGAAATTTGGCGTTCATAAGGATACAAATGGTATGAATGCATTAATCGATGCATTGGTGAAGGGAGGAAGTGTGGAGCATGCTCATAAAGTTTACCTAGATTTGAAGGATCATATAGCTCCAACGGTCCAAACATATAATATCTTAGTGCATGGTTGGTGCAAAGCTAGAAACATTGACAAAGCAAATGAAACTGTTAAAGATATGGAGGAGCGTGGTTTTAGCCCTGATGTGGTTACATATACTTGCTTCATTGAAGCCTATTGTCGTGAAAAAGACTTTCGCAAAGTTGATGCTATTTTCAAAGAGATGCAAATGAAGGGATGCTCACCAACTGTGGTGACGTATACCATAAACATGAAAGCACTAGGGCAGGGAAAGGAAGTGGATAAAGCCTTGGATGTATATGAGAAGATGAAACAAAATGGTTGTGTTCCTGATAATTCGTTTTACAGCAGCTTGATCCACTTGTTAGGAGCAACTGGGAGACTGAAGGATTGTTATGATATATTTGAAGATATGCCAAAGCAAGGAGTTTCACCTGATACGTTCACATATAACACCATGATTACAATTGCTGTAAAGAACTCTAAAGAGGAGGATGCTTTAAAATTTCTCCAGAAAATGGAGGAGAGTCAATGCAAGCCTGATATTTGTACTTACGCGCCATTATTTAAAATGTGCTGCAGAATGAGAAGAATGAAGGTGCTATCCTTTCTATTGAATCACATGTTCAAAAATGACGTGAGCATGGATCTTGGAACATATGCTCTTCTGGTTTGCGGTCTTTGTAGGAATAGGAATCCTGAGCGTGCTTGTGCTGTTTTTGAGCTAGCAGTGCTTCGAGGGTTCCTCCCTACGGATACCATGTATGATAATCTCGTCAAAGAACTTGAGGAAAGGGGTTTGAAGGAAGAAAAGAAACGTATCGAAGAACTGATGTTACAAGCTAAGCAGCAAGAATCAGGCACTTCATCCGAGAGACATTTAAAGATTGAAGAATGA
- the LOC107759761 gene encoding protein RDM1 isoform X2, whose amino-acid sequence MKRAMPFGEQVDVSSDESSSSDGDDHKAESEQMSNNIAVDQVVEELVSEEHPATKREARCSVYAKNKIRRRPELLWILRLFFPLLILLLMADQKSDALLRRARMYQEYMQLVPIPTQTHSTIPCISWAGLAASIKKLYGQPLHYLTNLCMKQRDQMRVGADDEVDPLEMLIHPTKAESSIWLMEEVHRRTSSPHYLAKLWLADPMYHVYIDPVFPKLQNPSK is encoded by the exons ATGAAGAGGGCTATGCCATTTGGTGAACAAGTGGATGTCTCATCTGATGAATCATCTTCGTCTGATGGGGATGACCATAAAGCAGAAAGCGAGCAGATGAGCAACAACATTGCTGTCGACCAAGTTGTTGAAGAACTTGTTTCTGAAG AACACCCTGCTACTAAACGAGAAGCCCGCTGTTCGGTGTACGCAAAGAACAAAATCAGAAGAAGACCTGAGCTTCTCTGGATCCTCCGGCTTTTTTTCCCTCTTCTCATTCTGCTTTTAATGGCAGATCAGAAGTCGG ATGCATTACTCAGAAGAGCGAGAATGTACCAAGAGTACATGCAACTGGTTCCTATCCCCACACAGACTCACTCCACTATTCCTTGCATCTCTTGGGCAGGATTGGCTGCATCAATTAAGAAGTTATATGGGCAACCACTGCATTACCTGACCAACCTCTGCATGAAGCAACGGGATCAAATGAGGGTTGGGGCCGATGATGAAGTTGATCCATTGGAGATGCTCATCCATCCGACCAAAGCCGAATCAAGCATCTGGCTTATGGAAGAAGTTCACAGGCGTACTTCGTCTCCTCATTACCTTGCCAAACTCTGGCTTGCTGATCCCATGTATCATGTTTATATTGATCCAGTTTTCCCAAAGTTGCAGAATCCATCCAAATAG
- the LOC107759761 gene encoding protein RDM1 isoform X4 — protein sequence MKRAMPFGEQVDVSSDESSSSDGDDHKAESEQMSNNIAVDQVVEELVSEDALLRRARMYQEYMQLVPIPTQTHSTIPCISWAGLAASIKKLYGQPLHYLTNLCMKQRDQMRVGADDEVDPLEMLIHPTKAESSIWLMEEVHRRTSSPHYLAKLWLADPMYHVYIDPVFPKLQNPSK from the exons ATGAAGAGGGCTATGCCATTTGGTGAACAAGTGGATGTCTCATCTGATGAATCATCTTCGTCTGATGGGGATGACCATAAAGCAGAAAGCGAGCAGATGAGCAACAACATTGCTGTCGACCAAGTTGTTGAAGAACTTGTTTCTGAAG ATGCATTACTCAGAAGAGCGAGAATGTACCAAGAGTACATGCAACTGGTTCCTATCCCCACACAGACTCACTCCACTATTCCTTGCATCTCTTGGGCAGGATTGGCTGCATCAATTAAGAAGTTATATGGGCAACCACTGCATTACCTGACCAACCTCTGCATGAAGCAACGGGATCAAATGAGGGTTGGGGCCGATGATGAAGTTGATCCATTGGAGATGCTCATCCATCCGACCAAAGCCGAATCAAGCATCTGGCTTATGGAAGAAGTTCACAGGCGTACTTCGTCTCCTCATTACCTTGCCAAACTCTGGCTTGCTGATCCCATGTATCATGTTTATATTGATCCAGTTTTCCCAAAGTTGCAGAATCCATCCAAATAG
- the LOC107759761 gene encoding protein RDM1 isoform X3 — MNYRPISHSLIDKFLLMESSAMKRAMPFGEQVDVSSDESSSSDGDDHKAESEQMSNNIAVDQVVEELVSEDALLRRARMYQEYMQLVPIPTQTHSTIPCISWAGLAASIKKLYGQPLHYLTNLCMKQRDQMRVGADDEVDPLEMLIHPTKAESSIWLMEEVHRRTSSPHYLAKLWLADPMYHVYIDPVFPKLQNPSK; from the exons ATGAATTACCGACCAATTTCTCATTCACTGATTGATAAGTTTTTGCTAATGGAATCAAGTG CCATGAAGAGGGCTATGCCATTTGGTGAACAAGTGGATGTCTCATCTGATGAATCATCTTCGTCTGATGGGGATGACCATAAAGCAGAAAGCGAGCAGATGAGCAACAACATTGCTGTCGACCAAGTTGTTGAAGAACTTGTTTCTGAAG ATGCATTACTCAGAAGAGCGAGAATGTACCAAGAGTACATGCAACTGGTTCCTATCCCCACACAGACTCACTCCACTATTCCTTGCATCTCTTGGGCAGGATTGGCTGCATCAATTAAGAAGTTATATGGGCAACCACTGCATTACCTGACCAACCTCTGCATGAAGCAACGGGATCAAATGAGGGTTGGGGCCGATGATGAAGTTGATCCATTGGAGATGCTCATCCATCCGACCAAAGCCGAATCAAGCATCTGGCTTATGGAAGAAGTTCACAGGCGTACTTCGTCTCCTCATTACCTTGCCAAACTCTGGCTTGCTGATCCCATGTATCATGTTTATATTGATCCAGTTTTCCCAAAGTTGCAGAATCCATCCAAATAG